The genomic DNA CTCTGATAGCAACTGGGTGGATGCTGCGTCCTGTGGGGAAGAATCACTTGATACATGAGCAGTAAAACCCAACAATTAAAGGTCAGGATTCACATTTTGTTGGCTTTAGGAGGAGAATTGTGAGGATGTTAGCCTGGCTTGAGCTATGACACCACCAGCAGACGTCTGCCAGGCTGTAAGTGCAAAGAGCATGTGCTTTGTCTGTCTAGTGATTGCAGCCTGTCAAAGTAAGTAACTGCTGGGGGTAGAGAAAGCAAGACAGAAATGGAGTGAGATGTCTAGAGACAACACCGTGTTCTGAAGTTGGGGTTGTGATGCTGCGCTTCTCAATGTTTTAGCACCAGAATCTGGTTTAAAATCCTGCTTTGAAGGTAATTGAAGACTCCAGGAATattgaaagggaaagaaggaggagaatGGGCAAATACCCATTTTGTTGTGTTTGCAGGAAGGACAGTGCATAGAAGATCTCTGAGGTGAAATGGCCAGGTAAGTGGAGCAGCTAGTTTTGGGTTGGGTGTGATGTTTCAGCCTTACTGTTCTTTCCTGTCTGTGTTGAGCTGTGATTTGCCTAATTCCATGGCTCAGAGTGAAAACTAAAATATGGCCTTTTAGAATTTGAAGGCTCAGGATTGTAAAAATAGGTCTCTTGCTCAGACATGTAATTTAGGGTGGGATTCACCCACTGACTGAAAGTATTAAAGTCTTAGCACCCAGTCCAAACCCATCAGTAAGAGACTTCTGAAGACATCTACTCCTAAAGCCTGAGATATACTGCTCAGAAAGGTGCCTGGCTCTCACCTTTGGCTATAGGACACTTCATCTGTGTCGtttaaatgagaaatgaagCTTCCAGAAAACAAAGGTAAGAGCACATTGCAAATCTGGGTGCCAGGACCTCTGCACCTGCAAAAGTCTGGCTACTCCTGACGTGGATTTTGGAGCATCTTACAGAGGGCTGTTACAGCTTCCTCCCCACACTGAATCCTGTGAAGTTTGCATCTAGAGAACGTCGAGCACAGTGAAGTGGAACACACTGCAGAATGGCCCAGGCTGGTGGAGGCCCAAGGTAAAGAGTCTGTGGGGCACCTCGGCACCCTGTGCTGTGCATGGCTGGGGGCTGATGGGgtctgcagggcactgggaggggtCTCAACACCAGTCCTGAGGGCCCAGCAAAGGTGAAGATGCAACTTATAGGGAACCTGCAAGAGACCCAGAGAGGGAGTGGAGACGagggcctggagtgccaggacaagggacaaTGGCTtaccactgccagagggcagggttagatgggatattagaaagaaattcttggctgtgaggtgggcaggccctggcacagggtgcccggagcagctgtggctgcccctggatccctggaaatgtccaaggccgggttggaggggacttggagcagcctgggacagtggaagtgtccctgcctgtggcacaggGTTGGATGAAATTCTCTACATGTGAACACTGAATGGCAATTTATGAGATAGATCTGAACTCTTAACTCTTATACAGTTTGCAAATGGTCCCATGAACATAGGCCCTGATGTGCCTTGCTGTGCTCTCGTAGCACCACATTCTGCCCTGACCTGGGCTGTGGTGTGTGGAACCCTGGGTGATGGACTGAGCTGCACCTGCCTGAAGGAGGGactgaaataattctttcaGATCTTCTAGGAAGTTTTATTATCACATCACACAAAATTAGGAGTTCGTCAAGGAAACAAATGCATACAGTGAATTGgaaaaggagaggcagaaaacaCATCCCCAGGGAGGCACTCACTCCTTAGAGGAGCTTTTAGTGGAGGTTATGTGCTGtgattgtaaaaaaaaaacttacttgAGCCATATCTGTCATTCAGAGCTGCTTTGGAAATCTGGTTTTACAGAGAAACCTGGGGTTTTAATAGATTTAAATAATTACCTTCAAAAATTTTTGTGGAAGGCACTTTTCAAAATTACTCTAGAAAACTTGCAGACTAATTTTGAAGTGGGTAgtactttaaattaaaagagagtTTTGGGCTGGTTTTCACATCCGTTTGGATTGTATTTTGCCACATGCTACAGCATTGagttattttgttatttttttcagttttagtaAAACACAAACAGAGGCGCATTGTGATCCAAAGGAAGGAtgtcagcagtgctctgctgacAGGGCCCTTCCAGCTCCATTTATACATCTTAAAAAGGTGTGAAAATGTTATAAAAGCAAAAGTCTCTGATCAAAACTCATCATTTTATAAATTCagatatgtaaaaataattttttctctggAAGACAGCTGATGCACAGAAAAGAACCAGTCTGTAGGATTGAGGCAACTTATCCACGGGCTTGTAGGAACAAGCCAATGTCTTTTGAATAAAGTATACACTCGAGTCATTCTGTTGAATGAAAATTCACTTAAGCTTAATGTTTATGGCCAGTCACATCCTCAAATTCCCAAATACCATTGCAGAAATGTCATTCCCCAGTCAAGGCTCATGTGGCCAACTGTGGgttttctgtccctctgtctgGGAAGTGCCCCAAAGCCAAGGGCTGCTTCAACTTTGCCTTTTGCTTAATAACCACAGACCCCATAAATATCATCCACATGGATTTTAGTCCACcaaaggttttttccttcaattattttttcagtaaaataacaCTTGTATAACAGCCAAATTCCTTCACCCACTTGCTCTCCAACTTTATTACAATATTATACACAGCAGCCATAACCCAGGGATTGCCTATATTACCATAGcagctgggatttttgtttgtaaggaaaatggggatttccatggaagaaatacagttttgagCTTGTGTACTTTCTGTACACCAGATTTCTGTGCTGTAAGGTGTGTGCCTTGCACTGCCTGTTCTCTAATTGCATGGAAATAACACAGAGTTAGATTTTTCAGTGCTGGAACAGAGAGAGGCTCCTCTTCTTACAGGTGCCTGGGAAAATAGTTTATAAGACTTAGAAGGTGTGGTGTGTCAGTCAGTAGAATTTAATTATGGAACCATGGAATATCCTGgcctggaagggaccctcaggGATCATCAgtgcagcccctgtccctgcacaggcaccccaacaaccccagcctgagcccccctggcagcgctgtccaaacgctcctggagctctggcagccttggggccgggagcattccctggggagcctgggcagttCCCCAACTCCCttgtttttacctttttttgaGGCTGTATAGATGGGTTTCAGTTTGCAAGCAAAACACCTCAGGTTTCCTGATGTGGGACATGTGGAACTTCACCTCCCTCCCATCCTGGTCTCCTGAATACAGTTGGCACAGAATAAAACTGTTCCAGGTGGTGCCCAGTGACTTTGTCCAGACTCTGCTACTTTCTCATCTTCTAGATATCCCTTGTTCCTTGCCCCTGATGAGTTCATGTTGCTCTCTGCAAAAGTCCTGCTGGCATTCTGGGGTTCCATGGGTGCCACCAGCtctcagggctggcacaggtaggctgctgctcccccctGAGCAGCAGATAAACACTGGTGTCAgtgtttccccagcagcagatgGTTGAAAACATGGGTGGTGTTGGGATGGTGCCATCCCAAAGGTGTTGTCTGGGACAGTGGGCCCCTCACCAGCTGGGCCTTCCCATAAATCTGCTTAATTTACTTTTCTGCAATTTCTACCCTGTTGAAGTGTTCAGGTGCCTCTCCTGCACCTGTGTGCAGTGTTGAAGATGGATTGTCCCTGCTGCCTTGGGTGTTCCACGTCAATAACCATGTCTTACCTCTACACCAGACCACAAAGAGATTTTCAGAATcacctgaattatttttccccttgttttatCCTGTTAGAGGGGCACAGTGATGGCAGCCCAATTATGAGGTTGCTGGACTCAAAGGTCTCCTTTGCTGTATTTGTCACAAGGACAAGGCTATGTGGACTCCAGCATGACACTTAACCTTACTAGCaccaaaatatttcctgctgATTTCCAAAATCAAAGCATCTCTGCTAGTGTGAATCTCACCACATAGTAAGAGATGTTACCAACActttcaaggccaggttgagctgggcttggagcagcctggtctagtggatggtgtccctgcccatgggagatGAGCTTTAAGTTCCTTTCCAAGCCAGCCATTCTGGGATTGATAAAGCACAGGActtgcagctcctggggtgaGTTGTACAGGGTGGGATTGGCTTCACCAGCTCTAGATTTATTACTGAGATATAATATTCAGGTTTTTCAGTaatgattttttctttgttgcagTGAGCTCAAGGCTGTGCTGCTTAAGTTGTTTTAGTATGACTTGCAGTTTCTGGGGCAGGGGATAAGGTGGTCTGGTCTGCAGCAGCCATAGCCCAGTGATGGGAGTGACTGTCCAGAGGCTCATCCTACAGCCCCAGCACTCACTCAAGGACCTTTGCTGTGGATGTTCTATCTTGCCTTTTTGTTGCAGGGTTAACTGTGTGCTTCAATATCCAGAGCTCACTAATGAGAGGAGAATGGATATGAAAGTGGGGCTCGtctctgctgcttgtgctggtgTCTGTGCTGGTTGGCCTGGACTCATCCAGTGAGGGATGTGGGTGCTCCCATGCACCAGTGACTGACCAGACAGGTCTCATCAATCTTGCCTGCTTTAATTGCTGTGTTGGAGCTGGTGCACTGGAGGTGTCCAtccagctgtgtctgcagggtATGGGTATCTTGCAGACAGACAGGATGCACGGGTCCTTgtccagagctggggctgcctggagcCTCCCCAGTGTTCACCAGCATCTCCCGGGGGGATTGGGTGGCTGAGCTCACTCCTGCTCTAGAGGAACAACAACTGAGCCCTTCAGAGCCAGTGATGCTGAACCAGCGTGTGATGTATCAAGGTGATCATAAATGATgcgggaaggagggagggatgtcTGGGGGAAGCTGCAGAGGTTCATCTGAAATGTGATTATTTTGGGTTTGCGAATGATGCAGCTGCTCCTTGAAGAGCAGTTGGGCTGTAATGTTTAAGTATTCATTAACCTCACCAAGGAGAAAGGGTGAAAAAGGCCAAAGTTAGCAGCAGTGTCTCAAGCTTATGTTGCCCAGGATTCTAATTATGTGAAGACttttttaagttaaaagaaGACAATTTTTGTGCAAAAGCTGGTTTAtgatatttaataatttctgcttttcatttggcAAAACTGGAATGAATATTTCTTCTAAATTAGAAAATTTTTTACAACCTCTGACTTCAGCTGGAAAGaattctgcacagaaaatgttttctttatgtaCAGTTGGAGAACAGTTCAGTGATGTGAGTGGGGGTCTGAGCTGTGTTACGATTCCCAATTCTATGTCAGGAAAGAtcaagaaggagaaaagggatgAGTTGACATTTTGAGAGACAAATGAATTCACTGACATGAATTGTTGGCATAAAAGGCTTTTGTGTAGaaggctgccctgggaagcctgGATTTTAAGGCTGTAATTGGAATTTGGGCTTGGGGACAGATCCTTAGCTGGGAAAATCAACACAGTTACAATTGGGCCTGGTTAATTAGTTCTCTGTAATGAAACAGCTGTAGAAACAGGTGTACAGCTGggccttccttccttccagccaGTGGATCCCACTGTCCCTGAGAGTGCAACAGCTCAGCCGTCCTGTCTGTAACCTGACAGCTGGCAAATCCAGTTATGTCCAACTTGGATTTTGAACTCTAGACAAAAATTCATTTAATCTTAGTTTTTATATCAGAACCcagtagtaaaataaaaagcattgattaaaaaaataatctctataataaggaaaacaaaagcttctggagcacagcctggcctccagggaagagctgctggccaGAGGGTTCAGTGTTATGTCCCATCCCTACTGCATTCTCACCAAATCCAGTCTGCTGACACCTGCTCACCTCCCTAGCTTTCAAAAATTGGTGAGCTTGGAAAAATGGGAGTTATAAATCCTTCAAACCCAGCCATTTAAGACAGGACAGTGAGCTTCCAGCTGTGTCCTCAggtgcagggaagagctggctCCCTGCCGCAGTGGCAGAGCCATGCTCTTTGGGTGCCTGGTGGGAATCCCACGGTCTTCAAAGGGTAAGAGAGGATTTTCCCACTTTTTGTGCCAAGTAAGGCCTTTATCTTGCAGAGCATCCATATGTGACACTCACAATGCCAGTGTTTAGCACCAAGATGCCATTTCTGGGAGCAGGAATGCTGTTATCTACACCTGGCAGATGTTATAGTGAACTCCTGTCTGATCCAACATGGTTTCTTCAGTCATTTCAATCCCATTGTCTTTGGGATGCAGGTGTGAGGTCTCTGCAGAAGGAAACTTGTCTGTATTGCTCACCGGGTTTTGCTgcaaaaagcaaagagcagagtTTTAATTTCTGGAGTGAGCAGGTGCCTTGTGCCTGTCCTGCCGTGTCCCACGaccccctgccctcccaccaTGCCGCACGTACCAGGGGGGGCTTTGGGGCAAAGTCCTTCTCGCAGACGTGAGCTATgatgccagcagccagggcatcACCGAGGACGTTGGTCATCGTTCGCAGTCGGTCCCTGCGGGGAGACAGCGCCAGGATGCAGGGAGTGGCCTCAGCCAGCGTGCCCGGGGTGTTGATGGCTTTGGAACACGTCAACCCCCATCCTGAATGTCCCTCCCACTGGTGTTGCCAAGTGCTGTGTTGGTTTTGGAGATGCAGAGAGAAGATGGGTCCCTATGTGAGCCCTGTGCTTGGGCAGCATCTGTCTGACCCTGCCTGTGTGAGCAGTGCAGGGAcctgccagtgccacctcccAAACTGGGACAGGCACTGTTGTGCTAAGTGCAGGGAGAGCAGTCTCATCAAGTCATAAAACTCCTTGAGATGCCTCTCGAGGAGAAATCCTGTAGATCCAGCTACTGGTCCTCTCTTGTCGACCCAGGCACCTCTCACATTAGTTGAAGGTGCCAGAAGTGCTGGGTACCCTGTGATGCTGAAAGGTTGAACTGGGGGTGTGTTAACCTTCCTTTGttgggggaaggagaaaaggggaagggaaagagaaaagcagcctTGATACTTGGCACTGTTCCCTCTTTTACCTGGAGGGCTGGAAAGTACAAACCAGCCACCCACGTGTCGCTTCCCTAACTCAGCATCTGCTCTGTTCACCTTTCTCACCTAATGActcactttgcttttattttagtcTTTAGAGTGGCACATTTCACAGGCTGAGAGTTTATTTGTCTATGGCAAGTGTAATCCAGCATCAGTTTCTGTCTTGAGAGCAGTCTGGTTTCATTCATCAAGATGAAGATACATCACCATGAATTGACAGGGGGCATTGCCCACAGCAGTGGCCTGGAGAGCACTTACAGAGCCCAGTCGACGGCGATGATGAGGGTGATGTCCTCGGTGGGCAGCCCCACGGACGTGAGCACGATGACCATGGTGACAAGCCCGGACTGTGGGATCCCAGCGGCCCCAATGCTGGCTGCCGAGGCCGTGATGCTGCAAAGAGAAGGTGGCTGTGCAATTCAAACTAGCGTGTTTGCATGGCAGAGTAAGTTATTGCTGTGTGGAAGGACTGGATTGGATCTGACTTCCTCCACCTTCCTGCTAGCAGGCGCTATCACAAATTCCACTCTGCACAGCAGAGGCTGGCAGCGGGTGCTCTGGCTCTGTGCTCCCCCTGCCTTCAGAGTAGAGACTTCCTCATTAAAATTactaaatatttgcaaatgtaCTTAATTATTATTTAGTTACATGCTTTATTTCCCTGCTTATATAATGAGAATACCCCGTTCCTGAGAGAGAGTATATGACACCTGCAGAAATCAttctgtgctcagccctgcagtgctgacCTGCTCCAGTCACATGTCTGTGCAGCTAGGCTTTTCCCTACAGGCAAAGTCCTTGACTTGCAGCAGATTCAGgggtgcagagccagcccagctttCCCTGGCACACAGCATAGGGACTGGGAcatgctgctccctcccctgctgctcagcttcccagcaAAGGTCACTGTGCATTAACAAGATctctgcaaacaggaaaaatgcaagaGGTTGTCCTAATGTCCATAAATAGGAATAGAGAGAAATaatctggctgctgcagagaaactTTTACCTGATAGTTATAATTTGTCCCAAATCCAGTTCATACTCATTGACCTGGGCGATGAAGATGGCAGCGACGGCCTCGTAGAGCGCAGTGCCATCCATGTTGATGGTGGCCCCAACGGGGAGCACGAAGCGCGCCACGCGTCTGTCAATGCCGTTGTTCTCCAGGAGACACTTGAGGGTGATGGGCAgggtggctgagctgcaggatgagAAACGAGCAGTATTGCTGTTTGTATTGAGCTTTATAAGTTGGAGTCAGTGTGATGGGACAGAAATACCAGCCCTCCTGGGGGTGGATGCTGCAATGTCACACAAATTGCTGTAGCAATGAAAGTCTCTTCAGCTCTCACCACCTGAGGAATAGACATTATCAGCAAagtgagctgcaggctgagagATAAAATGTCAGAATGTCATTTCAGTGGCTGAAGGCACCACTTTAACCACCTGTGTGCCATGGCTGCAGCTCTCTTGACCATCCCTGGTTCCCATGTTaatcctgcagcacctcctggaGCGTGAGACAGTGTGTGCCAGCACTGGCTGGGTTGGGGGCCAGCCAGACCCCTGTCATCCTCACCTGTCTCCTCCATGAGGGATGCCTGCCTCAGCTTCTGCAACCCTGACCTCTCTCTCTTGTTTCTGTCTAGCATGAAGATGTCAACTGTCCCACAGGAACTGAGATGAGGAATGTAGGAAGAACAGGTTGAAGAAAGGAAACCACAGAAAAGAAGTCCATGGGATTGCAACAGACTCTGGGAGGTGGGGACTGCATTTGGGAAGGGCCCTGGATGCAGAGCACTGGCCCCAGCCCACAGACCATGGGGCTGGGACACGGAGCCGGGTGTACTCTCTGTGACAGTTCTCCCTCTCTtagctggctgcagagcagagggaggagaagcCTGATGGAGACAGAGATGGAGATCCAGGTTCAGGATGAGACCAGGCATTAAGAGTTGCAGAAGCAACAGTTGCAGCAGGGAGCATTGGGGAAGGGAGGCACAGTCCAGGTGATTTTATTGGGATTATGTGGAGAAGCAACAGAGCAGCCAGAAAAACCCTTTGCCTGGTCAAAtgtgctgcaggaaaatgtttgAATTTGTGTCTCCTGGAAAGGATGGTAATTTATAGtgtaaagtttttttttcattgttacAAGGAAtgtatttcaatgaaaatagAATAGGTAAATATAATCTAaactgattaaaatattttcaaagtagGCAAGATTTTTCTGTGGATGAACTTGGGACACACTGTAGTTGATTTTAGATCGTCAGTAAAGTGTTCAGAAGAGCTTTTGGTGTTTTCAATGAAACTCCAGGATCATAACCCCATGCAGTTTATAAAGCACCTACAACAGTCCTAGTTTGaattaatggaaagaaaactgcagcaatTGAATGAAGTGtgcccacacacacaaaaacattGCTGGTTTGCCCTGGGAAAACCCTGGAAAAGGGTGAGTGGAAGAGCACCACGAGCTGCCCAGGTTGGCTGACCAGGGCAGGGCCAAGCATCTGCTTCCTCCTAAAAGCAGGAGCATTCCCATTTCAGACAGTGCTGgagcataattttcttttgagttATACCTGTCCCCCAGAGCTCACCTGGCCAGACACAGCCATGTCTCCCTGGCTAAACcagatccctgctctgcagtACCCACAGGTTCCAGCCATGTTTTCCTACCTGGAGGATGTAGCTAAGGCGATCAGCAAGGCTTGCAGTATCCCCTGAATGAAAGCAAAGGGGTTTTTCTTGGTGATGAGCACAAAAAGCAAAGGTAAGAGGATGATTCCGTGCAAGGCAAGCCCTGACACCACTGTAATGACATACAGTCCCAGCTTCTGTCCAATAACCGATGGATCTTCCATCTCCAAGATCTTTCCAGCTATGAGAAATACAATGCCAAAGGGGAAGTACCTGCAAAGAAGAAGCATAAAAAATTATGAGGATGCAGCAAtcactgtggcactgcagaTAGACATGGCAGTGTTTGGTTCTGTGCAGTGCAGTTGTACAAAAACAAATTCAGTGCTCACAACAGACACTTGTAGACGTGTGACCAGCATTGCCATTAgatagaaggaaagaaaatcaatcaatcaatgAATCAATCAAAACCAGATTACCAAACGGCCATTGAGACAATTTTCATAACTGCTTCATTGAGACACTGGCACACGTTAACCAGCGGGGCTCCTCGCTCGCCCATTTTTCCCAGGAGAAGTCCTGCAAGCAAGCACAGCAGGTTACTTTACTTGGGAGCACCACGGGAGCAGCACCTGACAGGCCAAGTGTCTTGAGGGTCTGGTGGCCACAGAATGGGGGTCACCAGGCAAAAACTGATTTAGTACTGGTTGCCATGTGCTCTTACCAGTCAGAGCCATTCTCTGTTCCAAGCAAACACAAGCATCTGGCCTTTTCTCACAAAGCCCCACCAGACCCAAATCCAGGATTTGGACTGTTCCTTGCACAGAAAACAGATAAACTTCACTGCTGCTCAATGCTGGAGGAGTTATTTCCTGGAGGGGATAAACTGTGGATTAGCTGGATTAGGTGGATATCTGTATTGCTGTCGTAATACAAGAATAATGacctctggaaataaaaatggaattatttcaaGGATAAGGTGTGGTAGGGCTCTCTGTAGCTGAGGATGTGAGGCTGtgctgcatccctgccctgctgtggagTGAGAGGGTCCCCAGCTGCCACAGGGACTGAGCAGTGCTCAGGGCTCGTGCCCGGTTCCCTCGTGGGCTGGGCTGTTCATTGTTGGTGGCTCACAGGCTGTGCCATGGTTGTGACAACACATGTGGCTATACAGTGTGATGTCAGGAAGGGTCTGAGTGAGTTGCTTAGATTACAGGCATTAAACCTTCTCTCCTaagtctg from Motacilla alba alba isolate MOTALB_02 chromosome 28, Motacilla_alba_V1.0_pri, whole genome shotgun sequence includes the following:
- the LOC119712388 gene encoding excitatory amino acid transporter 5-like isoform X3; the encoded protein is MWEWVRRAVLHSLSTALLRLWKWVRAFWYKNGLLTLSMLSVVTGCLLGFLLRALELTDLEKQYFSFPGELLMRMLKMLILPLITSSLMSGLATMDSKACGKMGVITITYYLWTTFMAVTVGIILVVSIHPGAAAQKDNHSVGKVVLSSADALLDLIRNMFPSNLVEASFQQYRTVLVPVVKSPGFPKIPGKPVNFIYFAPDDKNPEIHRPVFLELTPSPEMTYRTLAGTSNEMNVLGIVIFSATIGLLLGKMGERGAPLVNVCQCLNEAVMKIVSMAVWYFPFGIVFLIAGKILEMEDPSVIGQKLGLYVITVVSGLALHGIILLPLLFVLITKKNPFAFIQGILQALLIALATSSSSATLPITLKCLLENNGIDRRVARFVLPVGATINMDGTALYEAVAAIFIAQVNEYELDLGQIITISITASAASIGAAGIPQSGLVTMVIVLTSVGLPTEDITLIIAVDWALDRLRTMTNVLGDALAAGIIAHVCEKDFAPKPPLVRAAWWEGRGSWDTAGQAQGTCSLQKLKLCSLLFAAKPGEQYRQVSFCRDLTPASQRQWD
- the LOC119712388 gene encoding excitatory amino acid transporter 5-like isoform X1, yielding MWEWVRRAVLHSLSTALLRLWKWVRAFWYKNGLLTLSMLSVVTGCLLGFLLRALELTDLEKQYFSFPGELLMRMLKMLILPLITSSLMSGLATMDSKACGKMGVITITYYLWTTFMAVTVGIILVVSIHPGAAAQKDNHSVGKVVLSSADALLDLIRNMFPSNLVEASFQQYRTVLVPVVKSPGFPKIPGKPVNFIYFAPDDKNPEIHRPVFLELTPSPEMTYRTLAGTSNEMNVLGIVIFSATIVYPLQEITPPALSSSEVYLFSVQGTVQILDLGLVGLCEKRPDACVCLEQRMALTGLLLGKMGERGAPLVNVCQCLNEAVMKIVSMAVWYFPFGIVFLIAGKILEMEDPSVIGQKLGLYVITVVSGLALHGIILLPLLFVLITKKNPFAFIQGILQALLIALATSSSSATLPITLKCLLENNGIDRRVARFVLPVGATINMDGTALYEAVAAIFIAQVNEYELDLGQIITISITASAASIGAAGIPQSGLVTMVIVLTSVGLPTEDITLIIAVDWALDRLRTMTNVLGDALAAGIIAHVCEKDFAPKPPLVRAAWWEGRGSWDTAGQAQGTCSLQKLKLCSLLFAAKPGEQYRQVSFCRDLTPASQRQWD
- the LOC119712388 gene encoding excitatory amino acid transporter 5-like isoform X4 encodes the protein MWEWVRRAVLHSLSTALLRLWKWVRAFWYKNGLLTLSMLSVVTGCLLGFLLRALELTDLEKQYFSFPGELLMRMLKMLILPLITSSLMSGLATMDSKACGKMGVITITYYLWTTFMAVTVGIILVVSIHPGAAAQKDNHSVGKVVLSSADALLDLIRNMFPSNLVEASFQQYRTVLVPVVKSPGFPKIPGKPVNFIYFAPDDKNPEIHRPVFLELTPSPEMTYRTLAGTSNEMNVLGIVIFSATIGLLLGKMGERGAPLVNVCQCLNEAVMKIVSMAVWYFPFGIVFLIAGKILEMEDPSVIGQKLGLYVITVVSGLALHGIILLPLLFVLITKKNPFAFIQGILQALLIALATSSSSATLPITLKCLLENNGIDRRVARFVLPVGATINMDGTALYEAVAAIFIAQVNEYELDLGQIITISITASAASIGAAGIPQSGLVTMVIVLTSVGLPTEDITLIIAVDWALDRLRTMTNVLGDALAAGIIAHVCEKDFAPKPPLQNPVSNTDKFPSAETSHLHPKDNGIEMTEETMLDQTGVHYNICQV
- the LOC119712388 gene encoding excitatory amino acid transporter 5-like isoform X2; the encoded protein is MWEWVRRAVLHSLSTALLRLWKWVRAFWYKNGLLTLSMLSVVTGCLLGFLLRALELTDLEKQYFSFPGELLMRMLKMLILPLITSSLMSGLATMDSKACGKMGVITITYYLWTTFMAVTVGIILVVSIHPGAAAQKDNHSVGKVVLSSADALLDLIRNMFPSNLVEASFQQYRTVLVPVVKSPGFPKIPGKPVNFIYFAPDDKNPEIHRPVFLELTPSPEMTYRTLAGTSNEMNVLGIVIFSATIVYPLQEITPPALSSSEVYLFSVQGTVQILDLGLVGLCEKRPDACVCLEQRMALTGLLLGKMGERGAPLVNVCQCLNEAVMKIVSMAVWYFPFGIVFLIAGKILEMEDPSVIGQKLGLYVITVVSGLALHGIILLPLLFVLITKKNPFAFIQGILQALLIALATSSSSATLPITLKCLLENNGIDRRVARFVLPVGATINMDGTALYEAVAAIFIAQVNEYELDLGQIITISITASAASIGAAGIPQSGLVTMVIVLTSVGLPTEDITLIIAVDWALDRLRTMTNVLGDALAAGIIAHVCEKDFAPKPPLQNPVSNTDKFPSAETSHLHPKDNGIEMTEETMLDQTGVHYNICQV